A DNA window from Niabella yanshanensis contains the following coding sequences:
- a CDS encoding porin family protein yields MRLRPFLLVLMLTSFLGIFGSAKAQLGVRAGFNAYNVISRDGNGNELYGDPKLNPGFHVGVTYDYLIANNFYVQPAVLFSTKGYRIKNVGETASFESYMNPYYIEMPVNILYAPRLGKGRLLLGAGPYIAYGIGGRGQNYDKKIEEGVVVRNDQSANLQFLDDVADLKEGKWAYGKTWDYGVQILEGYEFNDRLSFQVNAQLGLANIYPDNKGVTSTNKLRNIGFGLSVGYIF; encoded by the coding sequence ATGAGATTAAGACCGTTTTTATTGGTGCTGATGCTGACTTCTTTTTTGGGAATCTTTGGTTCCGCTAAGGCTCAGCTAGGTGTTCGGGCCGGTTTTAACGCCTATAATGTGATCTCCAGGGATGGAAATGGCAATGAGTTATATGGAGATCCCAAGCTGAATCCGGGTTTTCATGTAGGTGTAACCTATGATTATCTGATTGCGAATAATTTTTATGTACAGCCTGCAGTCTTGTTTAGCACCAAAGGCTATCGCATCAAAAATGTTGGAGAGACTGCTTCTTTTGAATCTTATATGAATCCCTATTACATAGAAATGCCGGTAAACATCCTGTATGCACCCAGGCTTGGGAAAGGCCGCCTTTTACTGGGAGCAGGGCCGTATATCGCTTATGGCATTGGTGGCAGAGGACAGAACTATGATAAAAAAATAGAAGAAGGAGTTGTGGTACGGAACGATCAAAGCGCTAACCTCCAATTTCTGGACGATGTAGCCGACCTTAAAGAGGGAAAATGGGCTTATGGTAAAACATGGGATTATGGCGTTCAGATATTGGAAGGATATGAGTTTAATGACCGACTATCATTCCAGGTTAATGCGCAGCTGGGTTTAGCCAATATTTATCCCGACAATAAAGGTGTTACATCTACTAACAAGCTAAGAAATATTGGTTTTGGCCTTTCAGTAGGCTATATATTTTAA
- a CDS encoding porin family protein, whose protein sequence is MKLKKLLFGGLLFTAFSLTALQSNAQAGRFGVNAGVNFSNITGKDAPDAYKLKTGFQAGVTYDIGIADDFVVQPGLSYVQNGAKIDGFDAKVQLNYLQLPITFQYQPELGNGHLLLGVGPYVGLGIGQVKGTGGDLTIKRDWDQAGFKKFDAGGKLLAGYQLSNGVSLNLNANLGLVKLPDTDNPATINNTSFGVTVGYKF, encoded by the coding sequence TTAACAGCGTTACAATCGAATGCGCAGGCAGGCCGTTTTGGTGTGAATGCAGGAGTTAATTTCTCCAATATTACCGGGAAAGATGCTCCGGATGCATATAAATTAAAAACAGGATTTCAGGCTGGTGTAACCTATGATATAGGTATTGCCGATGATTTTGTTGTTCAACCTGGATTGAGCTACGTGCAGAATGGTGCTAAAATAGACGGTTTTGACGCGAAAGTACAATTGAATTATCTTCAATTGCCTATTACTTTCCAATATCAGCCAGAATTAGGTAATGGCCATCTCCTGTTAGGTGTTGGTCCATATGTGGGGCTGGGCATTGGACAAGTTAAGGGAACCGGCGGTGATCTGACGATAAAAAGAGATTGGGATCAGGCAGGTTTTAAGAAATTCGATGCTGGTGGAAAATTATTGGCAGGGTATCAACTTAGCAATGGAGTTTCTTTAAACCTGAATGCTAATTTGGGACTGGTGAAATTGCCTGATACTGATAACCCGGCGACTATCAACAACACTTCGTTCGGAGTAACGGTTGGATACAAATTCTAA
- a CDS encoding O-acetylhomoserine aminocarboxypropyltransferase/cysteine synthase family protein — translation MSQKLHFDTLQLHAGQQPDPTTGSRALPIYQTTSYQFKNAEHAANLFGLREFGNIYTRIMNPTTDVFEQRLAALEGGVAAVATASGQAAQFLAITNILEAGDNFVSTSFVYGGTYNQFKVAFKRLGIEARFAEGDNVDSFRTRIDDKTKAIYLETIGNPKLNIPDFEKFVALAKEFDIPLIVDNTFGAGGYLFKPIEHGANIVVNSATKWIGGHGTSIGGVIIDGGNFNWGNGKFPHFTEPSDGYHGLKFWEVFGEGNPLGLPNIAFAIRARVEGLRDFGPALSPFNSFLLLQGIETLSLRVQRTVDNALALAKWLEAHDQVEFVWYPGLESNEYHELAKKYLTNGFGGVLQFGIKGGIENGKKFIDSLKLVSHLANVGDAKTLAIHPASTTHEQLSDEERKGAGVLDNLIRISAGIEYIDDIKADFEQAFAAVFA, via the coding sequence ATGAGCCAGAAACTACATTTCGACACTTTACAATTACACGCCGGTCAGCAACCCGATCCCACAACCGGAAGCCGGGCTTTGCCCATTTATCAAACTACTTCTTACCAGTTCAAAAATGCCGAACATGCGGCGAATCTCTTTGGATTAAGAGAGTTTGGAAATATCTATACCCGTATCATGAACCCCACTACGGATGTATTTGAGCAAAGGCTGGCAGCCTTAGAAGGGGGTGTGGCTGCGGTTGCGACTGCTTCAGGACAGGCCGCACAATTTTTAGCCATTACCAATATCCTTGAAGCAGGGGACAATTTCGTAAGCACATCTTTTGTATACGGTGGTACTTATAACCAGTTCAAGGTTGCTTTTAAAAGATTGGGTATTGAAGCGCGGTTTGCAGAAGGTGATAATGTGGACAGCTTCCGGACCAGAATTGACGATAAAACCAAAGCTATTTACCTGGAAACCATTGGCAATCCCAAATTGAATATACCGGATTTTGAAAAGTTCGTGGCATTAGCAAAGGAATTCGATATCCCATTGATTGTTGACAATACATTTGGAGCCGGCGGTTACCTGTTCAAACCCATTGAGCATGGAGCTAATATTGTAGTGAATTCGGCCACAAAGTGGATAGGCGGCCACGGTACAAGCATTGGTGGTGTTATCATTGATGGGGGAAATTTCAACTGGGGGAACGGTAAATTTCCACATTTTACGGAGCCTTCAGATGGATATCATGGTCTGAAGTTCTGGGAAGTTTTTGGGGAAGGTAATCCGCTCGGCCTGCCTAACATTGCATTTGCTATCAGGGCGCGCGTGGAAGGATTGAGAGATTTTGGTCCGGCACTGAGTCCTTTTAATTCTTTCCTGCTATTACAGGGAATTGAAACCTTATCGTTACGGGTGCAACGCACTGTCGATAATGCATTGGCTCTGGCTAAGTGGTTGGAAGCACACGATCAGGTAGAATTTGTATGGTATCCGGGCCTGGAAAGCAACGAATACCATGAGTTGGCTAAAAAATACCTGACCAATGGTTTTGGAGGCGTACTGCAGTTTGGAATAAAAGGCGGTATAGAGAACGGCAAGAAGTTTATTGATAGTTTAAAGTTGGTAAGCCACCTGGCTAATGTGGGTGATGCTAAAACGCTGGCTATTCATCCGGCTTCTACTACGCACGAGCAATTGAGCGATGAAGAAAGAAAAGGCGCGGGTGTATTGGATAACCTGATACGCATCAGTGCCGGTATAGAATATATAGATGATATAAAAGCGGATTTTGAGCAGGCTTTTGCTGCTGTATTCGCATAA